One Paraburkholderia aromaticivorans genomic region harbors:
- the bamB gene encoding outer membrane protein assembly factor BamB: MNLLKRYAVPVACAMTVLTMAACSSTKDERRVPTPLAEFKPVLDVQQAWKASVGKAGRYLFSPVAVGNAVYAAGANGSVAKIDAQTGQDVWRVKLHDDLSAGVGSDGTLTAVGGLKGDVYVLGADGKQLWTAKAPGEIISPPLVGNGLVVVRTVDGQIVAFNAQTGEQKWNYRNRAVPLNLRVSSGMTFAGDAAVLAGFPGGAFAAINVQTGDNYWQTPVSYPKGVTEVERINDVTGPPTLVGSETCAVTFQGQIGCFDANSGRALWEKAFSSTSGLAQDERAVVAADDWSVVSAFDTNSGAPLWKNDKLKNRDLSVPYILGHAAVLGDYQGYVHFLSRDDGTLVARVKTDGSPITAAPVLAGETLVVLTHDGDLYGYRPR, translated from the coding sequence ATGAATCTGCTGAAACGTTACGCTGTGCCCGTTGCCTGTGCGATGACCGTGCTCACCATGGCGGCTTGCTCATCCACGAAAGACGAGCGCCGCGTGCCGACGCCGCTCGCCGAGTTCAAACCCGTGCTCGACGTGCAGCAGGCCTGGAAGGCGAGCGTCGGTAAGGCAGGCCGTTATCTGTTCTCGCCGGTTGCGGTCGGCAATGCGGTGTACGCGGCCGGCGCCAACGGTTCGGTTGCGAAGATCGACGCGCAGACCGGTCAGGACGTCTGGCGCGTCAAGCTGCACGACGACCTTTCGGCAGGTGTCGGCAGCGACGGCACGCTCACGGCGGTCGGCGGCCTGAAGGGCGACGTCTACGTGCTCGGCGCGGACGGCAAGCAATTGTGGACCGCCAAGGCGCCGGGCGAGATCATCTCGCCGCCGCTCGTCGGCAACGGCCTCGTGGTGGTGCGTACGGTCGACGGTCAGATCGTCGCGTTCAACGCGCAAACCGGCGAGCAGAAGTGGAACTATCGCAATCGCGCGGTGCCGCTCAATCTGCGCGTGTCGTCGGGCATGACGTTCGCGGGCGACGCAGCCGTGCTGGCCGGTTTCCCGGGCGGCGCGTTTGCCGCGATCAACGTGCAGACGGGCGACAACTACTGGCAAACGCCGGTGTCCTATCCGAAGGGCGTGACGGAAGTCGAGCGTATCAACGACGTGACCGGTCCGCCCACGCTGGTCGGTTCGGAAACCTGCGCCGTGACGTTCCAGGGCCAGATTGGCTGTTTCGACGCGAATTCGGGCCGCGCGCTGTGGGAAAAGGCGTTCTCGAGCACGAGCGGTCTGGCGCAGGATGAGCGCGCCGTGGTCGCGGCGGACGACTGGTCGGTGGTGTCGGCGTTCGACACCAACAGCGGCGCGCCGCTGTGGAAGAACGACAAGCTGAAGAATCGCGACCTGAGCGTGCCGTACATTCTGGGTCACGCTGCGGTGCTGGGCGACTACCAGGGTTACGTGCACTTCCTGTCCCGCGACGACGGCACGCTCGTCGCGCGCGTGAAGACCGACGGCAGCCCGATTACGGCGGCGCCGGTGCTCGCCGGCGAAACGCTGGTGGTGCTGACGCACGACGGCGACCTGTACGGCTACCGTCCGCGCTAA
- a CDS encoding YfgM family protein, with translation MSYHDEQESIEGLKAWWAQWGNATTWIVLVALVAAAGWNGWNFWQRREAAEAAVLYDQVQQAVASGDKARITRVATDMEDKFSRTAYAQMTALGAAKALYAAGDEAAAKAQLQWTIDRAKDDEFKQIAKLRLASLLLDDKAYDQGLALLAEPQSDAFQGIVADGRGDLLAAQGKRDDARTAYKLALDSLSKNDSSARQLVQFKLDALGG, from the coding sequence ATGAGTTACCACGACGAACAAGAATCGATTGAAGGTCTGAAGGCATGGTGGGCGCAGTGGGGCAATGCAACCACATGGATCGTGCTGGTGGCATTGGTGGCCGCGGCCGGCTGGAACGGCTGGAATTTCTGGCAGCGGCGCGAGGCGGCGGAAGCTGCCGTGCTGTATGACCAGGTCCAGCAAGCCGTGGCATCGGGCGACAAGGCGAGGATCACCCGCGTCGCCACCGACATGGAAGACAAGTTCAGCCGCACAGCGTATGCGCAGATGACCGCGCTGGGCGCCGCCAAGGCGCTGTACGCCGCGGGCGACGAAGCCGCCGCGAAGGCGCAGCTGCAATGGACCATCGATCGCGCGAAAGATGACGAGTTCAAGCAGATCGCCAAGCTGCGCCTTGCTTCGCTGCTGCTCGACGACAAGGCTTACGACCAGGGCCTCGCGCTGCTCGCCGAACCGCAGTCCGACGCGTTCCAAGGCATCGTGGCGGACGGTCGCGGCGATCTGCTCGCCGCTCAAGGCAAGCGTGACGATGCGCGCACGGCCTACAAGCTGGCCCTCGACTCGCTGTCGAAGAACGATAGTTCGGCACGCCAGTTGGTTCAGTTCAAGCTGGACGCGCTGGGCGGCTGA
- the hisS gene encoding histidine--tRNA ligase, with translation MTEQKKKLEKLSGVKGMNDILPQEAGLWEFFETTVKSLLRSYGYQNIRTPIIEHTQLFKRGIGEVTDIVEKEMYSFTDALNGENLTMRPENTAAVVRAAIEHNMLYDGPKRLWYIGPMFRHERPQRGRYRQFHQVGVEALGFAGPDADAEIIMMCQRLWDDLGLMGIKLEINSLGLAEERAAHRVELIAYLEKHMDVLDEEAKRRLYTNPLRVLDTKNPAMQEVAQNAPKLIDFLGEESRAHFEGLQRILKSNNMPFTINPRLVRGLDYYNLTVFEWVTDKLGAQGTVAAGGRYDPLIEQLGGKPTAACGWAMGVERILELLKEEQLVPEDEGCDVYVVHQGDAAREQAFVIAERLRDTGLDVILHCSADGQTASFKSQMKRADASGAAFAVVLGEDEIANGTVGVKPLRDTNANGGKNEQQNVPAEDLTEFLINAMVATAEDGDD, from the coding sequence ATGACTGAACAGAAGAAAAAGCTCGAAAAGCTCTCCGGCGTGAAGGGCATGAACGACATCCTTCCGCAGGAAGCCGGGCTGTGGGAATTTTTCGAAACGACCGTCAAGTCGTTGCTGCGTTCGTACGGATACCAGAATATTCGTACGCCGATCATCGAGCATACGCAGCTGTTCAAGCGCGGTATCGGTGAAGTGACGGACATCGTCGAGAAAGAGATGTACAGCTTTACCGACGCGTTGAACGGTGAAAATCTGACCATGCGTCCGGAAAACACGGCAGCGGTGGTGCGCGCGGCGATCGAACACAACATGCTGTACGACGGCCCGAAGCGCCTGTGGTACATCGGCCCGATGTTCCGCCACGAGCGTCCGCAGCGCGGCCGTTATCGCCAGTTTCATCAGGTCGGCGTGGAAGCGCTCGGCTTTGCCGGTCCGGACGCCGACGCTGAAATCATTATGATGTGCCAGCGTCTGTGGGACGACCTCGGGCTGATGGGCATCAAGCTCGAAATCAACTCGCTGGGCCTCGCGGAAGAACGCGCGGCGCATCGTGTTGAATTGATCGCGTACCTCGAGAAGCATATGGACGTGCTCGACGAGGAAGCGAAGCGCCGCCTCTACACGAACCCGCTGCGCGTGCTCGATACGAAGAATCCGGCCATGCAGGAAGTCGCGCAGAACGCGCCCAAGCTGATCGATTTTCTCGGCGAGGAATCGCGCGCGCACTTCGAAGGTTTGCAGCGCATTTTGAAGTCGAACAACATGCCGTTCACGATCAATCCGCGTCTCGTGCGCGGTCTCGATTATTACAATCTGACCGTGTTCGAGTGGGTGACCGACAAGCTCGGCGCGCAGGGCACAGTCGCGGCCGGCGGCCGTTACGATCCGCTGATCGAACAGCTCGGCGGCAAGCCCACGGCGGCATGCGGCTGGGCCATGGGCGTCGAGCGGATCCTCGAATTGTTGAAGGAAGAGCAACTCGTGCCGGAAGACGAAGGTTGCGACGTGTACGTAGTCCATCAGGGCGACGCGGCGCGCGAGCAGGCGTTCGTTATCGCCGAGCGTCTGCGCGACACGGGCCTCGACGTGATCCTGCATTGCAGCGCCGACGGTCAAACGGCCAGCTTCAAATCGCAGATGAAGCGTGCCGACGCAAGCGGCGCGGCCTTCGCCGTGGTGCTTGGCGAAGACGAGATCGCCAACGGCACGGTCGGCGTGAAACCGCTGCGCGATACAAATGCTAACGGCGGTAAAAACGAGCAACAAAACGTGCCGGCCGAAGACTTGACCGAATTTCTAATCAATGCGATGGTTGCAACCGCCGAAGACGGCGACGACTGA
- the ispG gene encoding flavodoxin-dependent (E)-4-hydroxy-3-methylbut-2-enyl-diphosphate synthase, with translation MGFSMQSEAQSQSSSKIVSTEPVFGGQAPRRKSHAVDVRWGGQLVTIGGDAPVRIQSMTNTDTADAIGTAIQIKELAQAGSELVRITVNTPEAAAAVPAVREQLDRMGVSVPLVGDFHYNGHLLLRDYPACAEALSKYRINPGNVGHGAKRDTQFAQMIEAAAKYDKPVRIGVNWGSLDQDLLAKMMDENAARSTPWEAQSVMYEALIQSAIGSAERAVELGLSRNQIILSCKVSGVQDLIAVYRELARRCDFALHLGLTEAGMGSKGIVASSAALSVLLQQGIGDTIRISLTPEPGGSRTGEVIVGQEILQTMGLRSFTPMVIACPGCGRTTSTLFQELASQIQTYLRTQMPVWRDQYPGVEKMHVAVMGCIVNGPGESKQANIGISLPGSGENPAAPVFIDGEKVKTLRGDNIAQEFQQIVSDYVERSYGRATVAN, from the coding sequence ATGGGTTTTTCGATGCAATCCGAAGCTCAATCCCAATCCAGTAGCAAGATCGTTTCAACCGAGCCGGTGTTCGGCGGCCAGGCACCGCGGCGCAAGTCGCACGCGGTCGACGTCCGTTGGGGCGGCCAGCTCGTCACCATCGGCGGCGACGCACCCGTGCGCATCCAGTCGATGACCAACACGGATACCGCGGACGCTATCGGCACCGCGATCCAGATCAAGGAACTGGCGCAAGCCGGCTCGGAACTGGTGCGTATCACGGTGAACACGCCGGAAGCGGCCGCAGCCGTGCCGGCCGTGCGCGAGCAGCTCGACCGCATGGGCGTGTCGGTGCCGCTGGTCGGCGACTTCCATTACAACGGCCATTTGCTGTTGCGCGACTACCCCGCGTGCGCGGAGGCGCTGTCCAAGTACCGTATCAACCCAGGCAACGTGGGCCACGGCGCGAAACGCGACACGCAGTTCGCGCAGATGATCGAAGCCGCGGCGAAGTACGACAAGCCGGTGCGTATCGGCGTCAACTGGGGCAGTCTCGATCAAGATCTGCTCGCGAAGATGATGGACGAGAACGCCGCGCGTTCCACGCCATGGGAAGCGCAAAGCGTCATGTACGAAGCGCTCATCCAGTCGGCGATCGGCTCGGCGGAGCGGGCGGTCGAGCTCGGTCTGTCGCGCAATCAGATCATCTTGTCGTGCAAGGTTAGCGGCGTGCAGGATCTGATCGCCGTGTACCGCGAACTGGCGCGCCGTTGCGATTTCGCGCTGCATCTCGGCTTGACCGAGGCGGGTATGGGGTCGAAGGGCATCGTTGCCTCGTCCGCGGCGTTGTCCGTGTTGCTGCAACAGGGCATCGGCGACACGATCCGCATTTCGCTTACGCCGGAACCGGGCGGCTCGCGCACCGGCGAAGTGATCGTCGGCCAGGAAATCCTGCAGACCATGGGGCTGCGCTCGTTCACGCCGATGGTGATCGCGTGCCCGGGTTGCGGCCGTACCACCAGCACGCTGTTCCAGGAACTCGCGTCGCAAATCCAGACCTATCTGCGCACGCAGATGCCGGTGTGGCGTGATCAATATCCCGGCGTCGAGAAGATGCACGTCGCGGTGATGGGTTGCATCGTCAACGGTCCGGGCGAATCGAAGCAGGCCAACATCGGCATTAGCCTGCCGGGCTCGGGCGAGAACCCGGCCGCGCCGGTTTTCATCGACGGCGAAAAGGTCAAGACGCTGCGCGGCGATAACATCGCGCAAGAATTCCAGCAAATCGTGAGTGACTACGTCGAGCGCAGCTATGGCCGCGCCACGGTAGCCAACTAA
- a CDS encoding RodZ domain-containing protein → MSEPQHPQPQDTDTNEGHPAPVARAAVQPVVQPGMDSLAAVGARLTQLRESKGWTIDDVSARLKVSATKLRALESGDISHLPDTTFALGVVRSYAKMLGADPTPFTAALRREKGVPAPDLSMPASSGKDLPRGKVSLSLGGSGQKSRSWLWGVAAVIVAVIALGMWHTNGGDSSAWLARLKASANGATGGATGASGAVAQGQSAGSEATAEETASAPDTQAAAENAASATPMPAPLATGAAPSSAPAVTAMTAAPKTGSQAPAVATSPGASAPAATVAPAAGQSIVALSVKQDSWFSVRGKDGKEVFSGLVHAGDTKEVTGEAPFKVTVGNTAGLDSLTLDGHPVDPSKYAAAKGNVARFALP, encoded by the coding sequence ATGAGTGAGCCGCAGCACCCGCAGCCGCAGGACACAGACACGAACGAAGGCCATCCGGCGCCAGTCGCACGGGCGGCGGTGCAGCCTGTTGTGCAGCCGGGCATGGATTCGTTGGCGGCGGTTGGCGCGCGCTTGACCCAATTGCGTGAATCGAAAGGTTGGACGATCGACGACGTGTCGGCGCGTCTGAAAGTGTCCGCCACCAAGTTGCGCGCGCTCGAATCGGGCGACATCAGCCACTTGCCGGATACGACCTTCGCGCTGGGCGTGGTGCGCAGCTACGCGAAAATGCTCGGCGCGGATCCCACGCCGTTCACGGCGGCATTGCGCCGCGAAAAGGGTGTGCCCGCGCCGGATCTGTCGATGCCGGCGTCGTCGGGTAAGGATTTGCCGCGCGGCAAGGTATCTCTCTCGCTGGGTGGCAGTGGGCAAAAGAGCCGCTCATGGTTGTGGGGCGTGGCGGCGGTGATCGTCGCGGTAATCGCGCTCGGCATGTGGCATACCAATGGCGGCGATTCGTCGGCGTGGCTGGCGCGCTTGAAAGCGAGCGCGAATGGTGCCACTGGCGGCGCGACCGGCGCATCGGGCGCGGTGGCGCAGGGTCAATCGGCAGGTTCGGAAGCGACTGCGGAAGAGACTGCTTCGGCGCCGGACACGCAGGCGGCAGCGGAGAATGCAGCGTCGGCTACGCCGATGCCCGCGCCGCTCGCCACCGGCGCGGCACCTTCGTCGGCGCCGGCAGTCACGGCAATGACGGCCGCGCCTAAGACGGGCTCGCAAGCACCGGCTGTGGCAACGTCGCCGGGCGCGAGCGCACCGGCGGCTACGGTGGCGCCGGCTGCCGGTCAATCGATCGTTGCGTTGAGCGTGAAACAGGATAGTTGGTTCAGCGTGCGCGGCAAAGATGGCAAGGAAGTGTTCTCCGGCCTCGTGCACGCAGGCGATACCAAGGAAGTAACGGGCGAAGCGCCGTTCAAGGTCACGGTCGGCAACACGGCCGGCCTCGACTCGCTGACGCTCGATGGCCACCCGGTCGATCCGTCGAAATATGCGGCGGCCAAAGGCAACGTGGCGCGCTTCGCGCTGCCTTGA
- the rlmN gene encoding 23S rRNA (adenine(2503)-C(2))-methyltransferase RlmN — protein sequence MTSSPTVNLLDLDAQGLVAYCDSLGEKPFRAKQLQRWIHQYNAADFDGMTDLAKSLREKLKGRATISMPGIVSDNISTDGTRKWLIDVGNSNAVETVYIPEETRGTLCVSSQAGCAVNCRFCSTGKQGFSRNLTTGEIIGQLRMAEFALRASRGVDGGRAMGGDGKGERVVTNVVMMGMGEPLLNYDAVVPAMRLMLDDNAYGLSRRRVTLSTSGVVPMMDRLGADLPVALAVSLHAPSDPLRDMLVPLNKKYPLRELMAACQRYLKVAPRDFITFEYCMLDGVNDSEAQARELLAVTRDVPCKFNLIPFNPFPESGLIRSKPEQIKRFAQVLMDAGVVTTVRKTRGDDIDAACGQLAGAVKDRTRLAERTGKAAKVIEVRAV from the coding sequence ATGACGAGCAGTCCCACCGTCAACCTTCTCGACCTCGACGCCCAAGGGCTTGTCGCTTACTGCGACAGCCTGGGCGAGAAGCCGTTTCGCGCCAAGCAATTGCAGCGCTGGATTCACCAATACAACGCTGCCGACTTCGACGGCATGACCGATCTGGCGAAGTCCTTGCGCGAAAAGCTCAAGGGGCGCGCCACGATCTCGATGCCGGGCATCGTCAGCGACAATATTTCTACCGACGGCACACGCAAGTGGCTGATCGACGTCGGCAACAGCAACGCGGTTGAAACCGTCTACATTCCCGAAGAAACGCGCGGCACGCTGTGCGTGTCGTCGCAGGCCGGGTGCGCGGTCAACTGCCGTTTCTGTTCGACTGGCAAACAGGGTTTCTCCCGCAATCTCACCACCGGCGAAATCATCGGCCAGTTGCGCATGGCTGAGTTCGCGCTGCGCGCATCGCGCGGCGTGGACGGCGGCCGCGCCATGGGTGGTGACGGCAAGGGCGAGCGGGTCGTCACGAACGTCGTGATGATGGGCATGGGCGAGCCGCTGCTCAATTACGACGCGGTCGTGCCGGCCATGCGCCTGATGCTCGACGACAACGCCTACGGCCTGTCGCGCCGCCGTGTCACGCTGTCCACGTCGGGCGTCGTGCCCATGATGGACCGGCTTGGCGCCGATCTGCCGGTGGCGCTCGCGGTCTCCTTGCATGCGCCTAGCGATCCGCTGCGCGACATGCTGGTGCCGCTGAACAAGAAGTATCCGCTGCGCGAACTGATGGCGGCTTGCCAGCGCTATCTGAAGGTCGCGCCGCGCGACTTCATTACGTTTGAATATTGCATGCTCGACGGCGTCAACGACAGCGAAGCGCAAGCGCGCGAACTGCTGGCCGTCACGCGCGACGTGCCGTGCAAGTTCAACCTGATTCCGTTCAATCCGTTCCCTGAATCGGGCCTCATCCGCTCGAAACCGGAACAGATCAAGCGGTTTGCACAAGTGTTGATGGACGCGGGCGTCGTCACCACGGTGCGTAAAACACGCGGCGATGATATCGACGCTGCCTGCGGTCAGTTGGCCGGCGCGGTGAAAGACCGCACACGCCTCGCTGAGCGCACCGGGAAGGCAGCCAAGGTTATCGAGGTTCGCGCCGTGTAA
- the ndk gene encoding nucleoside-diphosphate kinase, with translation MAIERTLSIIKPDAVAKNVIGQIYSRFENAGLKVVASRMVHLSRADAEKFYAVHAARPFFKDLVDFMISGPVVVQALEGENAILKHRDLMGATDPKKAEKGTIRADFADSIDANAVHGSDAAETAAVEIAFFFPQVNVYSR, from the coding sequence ATGGCGATCGAACGCACCCTGTCGATTATCAAGCCGGACGCAGTGGCCAAGAACGTGATCGGCCAGATCTACAGCCGTTTCGAAAACGCTGGTCTGAAGGTCGTGGCTTCGCGCATGGTTCACCTGTCGCGCGCCGACGCGGAAAAGTTCTACGCTGTGCACGCTGCACGTCCGTTCTTCAAGGACCTGGTCGATTTCATGATCTCGGGTCCGGTCGTCGTGCAAGCCCTGGAAGGCGAAAACGCCATCCTGAAGCACCGTGACCTGATGGGTGCAACGGACCCGAAGAAGGCGGAAAAGGGCACGATCCGCGCCGACTTCGCTGACAGCATCGACGCGAACGCAGTGCACGGTTCCGACGCGGCTGAAACGGCAGCAGTTGAAATTGCGTTCTTCTTCCCGCAAGTGAATGTCTACTCGCGTTAA
- a CDS encoding Bax inhibitor-1/YccA family protein: MNDHPYSFGRNGAVSTVETRNRVLRNTYWLLALSMIPTVLGAWVGLTTGFSLFAATSPAMSMLAFFAIAFGFMFAIQKTKDSAAGVFVLLGFTFFMGLMLSRILSFVLGFSNGPSLIMLAFGGTGVIFASMATIATVSKRDFSGLGKWLFMGVIVLLLASVANVFLHLPALMLTVSVMAIVIFSAYMLFDVQRVVNGGETNYITATLAIYLDLYNVFVNLLALLGIFGGNRN; this comes from the coding sequence ATGAACGATCATCCGTATAGCTTTGGCCGCAATGGCGCGGTCAGCACGGTCGAAACGCGTAACCGCGTGCTACGGAACACCTACTGGCTGCTCGCGCTGTCCATGATTCCGACAGTGCTGGGCGCGTGGGTGGGCCTCACCACCGGCTTCTCGCTGTTCGCCGCCACGAGTCCCGCCATGAGCATGCTGGCGTTCTTCGCGATCGCCTTCGGCTTCATGTTCGCCATTCAGAAGACCAAAGACAGCGCGGCCGGCGTGTTCGTGCTACTCGGCTTCACGTTCTTCATGGGCCTGATGCTGTCGCGCATCCTGAGCTTCGTGCTCGGTTTTTCGAACGGCCCGTCGCTGATCATGCTCGCCTTCGGTGGCACTGGTGTGATCTTCGCGTCGATGGCAACCATCGCCACGGTCAGCAAGCGTGACTTCTCGGGTCTCGGCAAGTGGCTGTTCATGGGCGTGATCGTGCTGCTGCTCGCATCGGTCGCGAACGTGTTCCTGCACCTGCCGGCGCTGATGCTCACGGTGTCGGTCATGGCCATTGTCATCTTCTCGGCCTACATGCTGTTCGACGTTCAGCGCGTCGTGAACGGCGGTGAAACGAATTACATCACCGCCACGCTCGCGATCTACCTGGATCTGTACAACGTGTTCGTCAACTTGCTGGCGCTGCTCGGTATCTTCGGCGGCAACCGCAACTAA
- a CDS encoding MBL fold metallo-hydrolase — protein sequence MRFASLGSGSEGNALLVEAQSGATTTRVLLDCGFSAKEVERRLTRLGASVEGLDAILITHEHSDHIGSALTLARKWSIPLYMSWGTARAVGADEADVDLQVLWGDEAVAIGDLSILPYTVPHDAREPLQYVLSNGASRLGVLTDVGTSTPHISSVLSGCDALVLECNHDVRMLAGSRYPQSLKARIGGNHGHLNNDAAADILASLDRSRLRHLVAAHLSQQNNLPELARAAMAGVLGTASTEVVVASQEEGFAWLSV from the coding sequence GTGAGGTTCGCGAGTCTCGGCAGCGGCAGTGAAGGCAATGCCTTGCTGGTGGAAGCGCAAAGCGGCGCGACCACCACGCGCGTGCTGCTCGACTGCGGTTTTTCAGCCAAGGAAGTCGAGCGGCGTCTGACGCGGCTCGGCGCGAGCGTCGAAGGTCTCGACGCGATTCTGATTACGCATGAGCATAGCGACCACATTGGCAGCGCGCTGACGCTGGCGCGCAAGTGGTCGATTCCGTTGTACATGAGCTGGGGCACCGCCCGCGCGGTGGGCGCCGACGAAGCCGATGTCGACCTGCAGGTGCTGTGGGGCGACGAAGCGGTCGCAATTGGCGACCTCAGCATTCTCCCTTACACGGTTCCGCACGACGCCCGCGAACCGCTGCAATACGTGCTCTCGAACGGCGCGAGCCGGCTCGGTGTGCTGACGGATGTCGGCACGTCCACGCCGCATATCAGTTCCGTGCTGAGCGGCTGCGACGCGTTGGTGCTCGAATGCAATCACGATGTGCGGATGCTGGCGGGCAGCCGCTATCCGCAGTCGCTGAAGGCACGCATCGGCGGCAATCATGGGCATTTGAACAACGACGCGGCGGCTGACATTCTGGCCTCGCTCGACCGTTCGCGATTGCGGCACCTCGTCGCCGCGCATCTGAGCCAGCAGAACAATTTGCCGGAACTGGCGCGGGCCGCCATGGCCGGCGTGCTGGGCACGGCGTCGACAGAAGTGGTGGTGGCTTCGCAGGAGGAGGGATTTGCGTGGCTGAGCGTGTGA
- the bamC gene encoding outer membrane protein assembly factor BamC: MKRSALSLHATRMAALALALTTLAGCDTLNDWFASDRVNYKGAGSAPPLAVPGDLSTTKTDERYVAPPANLALGGAQTRAVTAAGNATEGQPNAQDPLGMHIERDGDRRWLVVDGRSPEQLWPQLQEFWQENGFALKTDAPATGIMTTDWAENRANIPDDWFRRTVGKVIDFAYSSGTRDSFRTLVSRAPGDTTDISITHSAMEEVLTGQDKTSSRWEERPRDPALEALFLTKLMQKFGLTEAQSKQLLTDAHTAVAPTTLDQSAGASTLDLQESFDRAWLRVGLALDRTNFTVDNRDRAKGIYYVRYADSMQELKKEGLLGKLFYSGNSSKKPGQEFLVNVRSKGDTVTQVAVLTANGQVDNSSDAQRIVTLLHAQLN, from the coding sequence ATGAAACGTTCCGCACTTTCCCTCCACGCAACCCGCATGGCGGCGCTGGCGCTTGCCCTCACGACGCTCGCCGGCTGTGACACGCTGAACGACTGGTTTGCTTCCGACCGCGTCAACTACAAAGGCGCGGGTAGCGCGCCGCCGCTGGCCGTTCCGGGTGATCTGAGCACCACCAAGACCGACGAGCGCTACGTCGCACCGCCGGCCAATCTGGCGTTGGGCGGTGCGCAGACGCGCGCGGTGACGGCCGCCGGCAATGCGACCGAAGGCCAGCCGAACGCGCAGGACCCGCTCGGCATGCATATCGAACGTGACGGCGATCGCCGCTGGCTGGTCGTCGACGGCCGTTCGCCGGAACAACTCTGGCCGCAGTTGCAGGAGTTCTGGCAGGAAAACGGCTTCGCGCTGAAGACCGACGCGCCGGCCACCGGCATCATGACGACCGACTGGGCTGAAAACCGCGCCAACATTCCGGACGACTGGTTCCGCCGCACGGTCGGCAAGGTCATCGACTTTGCGTATTCGTCGGGCACGCGTGACAGCTTCCGCACGCTCGTATCGCGTGCGCCGGGCGACACGACCGATATCTCCATCACGCACAGCGCCATGGAAGAAGTGCTGACGGGGCAGGACAAGACGTCGTCGCGTTGGGAAGAGCGCCCGCGCGATCCGGCGCTCGAGGCGCTGTTCCTCACCAAGCTGATGCAGAAGTTCGGCCTGACCGAAGCGCAATCGAAGCAATTGCTGACCGACGCGCATACAGCGGTCGCGCCGACCACGCTCGACCAGAGCGCGGGCGCATCCACGCTCGACCTGCAGGAGTCGTTCGACCGCGCATGGCTGCGCGTGGGCCTCGCGCTCGACCGCACCAACTTCACCGTCGACAACCGCGATCGTGCGAAGGGCATCTACTACGTGCGCTACGCGGACTCGATGCAGGAGCTCAAAAAAGAAGGGCTGCTTGGCAAGTTGTTCTACAGCGGCAATTCGTCGAAGAAACCGGGTCAGGAATTCCTCGTCAACGTGCGCTCGAAGGGCGACACGGTGACGCAGGTGGCGGTGCTGACGGCGAATGGGCAGGTTGACAATTCGTCGGACGCGCAGCGCATCGTGACGCTGCTGCACGCGCAACTGAACTAA
- the dapA gene encoding 4-hydroxy-tetrahydrodipicolinate synthase — MTNGNQSSKLGSNDSVQIRGSIPAIITPMLEDGSLDLPAFRKLIDWHVAEGTNALVVVGTSGESATLSVEEHVLMVKTAVEHTAGRIPVIAGSGGNSTTEAIELTQQAKEVGADATLQVVPYYNKPTQEGIYRHFAKIAETVDLPVILYNVPGRTVADMSNETILRCAQVPGIIGVKEATGNIDRAAHLIKSAPAYFGIYSGDDPTAIALMLLGGHGNISVTANVAPRAMSDLCKAALAADAKTAREIHLKLLSLHKNLFIESNPIPAKWALQQLGRVQGGIRLPLTPLDAQYHEVVRGALREAGLLG; from the coding sequence ATGACTAACGGCAACCAAAGCAGCAAGCTCGGCAGCAACGACAGCGTTCAGATTCGCGGCAGCATTCCTGCCATCATCACCCCGATGCTCGAAGACGGCAGCCTCGATCTGCCGGCGTTTCGCAAACTGATCGACTGGCACGTCGCGGAGGGCACGAACGCTCTCGTCGTGGTCGGCACGAGCGGCGAGTCCGCCACGCTGTCGGTCGAAGAACACGTGCTGATGGTCAAGACCGCGGTCGAGCACACGGCGGGCCGGATTCCGGTGATCGCGGGCTCGGGCGGCAATTCCACGACCGAAGCCATCGAACTCACCCAGCAGGCCAAGGAAGTCGGCGCGGACGCCACGCTCCAGGTCGTGCCGTACTACAACAAGCCGACGCAGGAAGGCATCTACCGCCACTTCGCGAAGATCGCCGAAACCGTCGATCTGCCGGTGATTCTGTACAACGTGCCGGGCCGGACCGTTGCGGACATGAGCAACGAAACCATTCTGCGCTGCGCGCAGGTGCCGGGCATCATCGGCGTGAAGGAAGCGACCGGCAATATCGATCGCGCCGCGCATCTGATCAAGTCCGCGCCGGCGTACTTCGGCATCTACAGCGGCGACGATCCCACCGCGATCGCGCTGATGCTGCTCGGCGGCCACGGCAATATTTCGGTCACCGCCAACGTCGCGCCGCGCGCGATGAGCGATCTCTGCAAGGCCGCCTTGGCTGCGGATGCCAAGACCGCGCGTGAGATTCATCTGAAACTCCTGTCGCTGCATAAGAACCTGTTCATCGAATCGAATCCGATTCCGGCCAAATGGGCACTGCAGCAACTGGGTCGTGTGCAGGGCGGAATCCGCCTGCCGCTCACGCCGCTCGACGCGCAATACCACGAAGTGGTGCGCGGCGCGCTGCGCGAAGCGGGCCTGCTGGGATAG